TGGTTCAGGCGCCTGGGCCTGCCAGCGTGACCGTTATGCCGTCGCCCCAACCATATGTGGCAATTGCGTGGCGGTTGCAACTGACGACTCGCCGCGCTGAAGCACTCTCGCTATGATCGGCAGGGCTGGCAGAGACGGGCCTGGTTCAGGCGACCGCGCCTGCCAGTGCGACCGTTATGCCGTCTTCCCGACCATATGTGGCAATTGCGTGGCGGTTGCAACTGACGATTCGCCGCGCTGAATCACTCTCGCTATAACCGGCAGGGCTGGCAGAGGCGGGCCTGGTTCAGGCGACCGCCCCTGCCAGTGCGACCGTTGTGCCGTCGCCCCAACCATATGCGGTAATTGCGTGGTGGTCGCACCTGACGACTCACTGCGCTGAATCACTCTCGCTATGACCGGCAGGGCTGGCAGAGACGGGCCTTGGTTAGACGACCTCGACTTCGAGGGCGACCGCTTCACCACCTCCCAGACACAGTGCGGCAATCCCGCGCTGGCCGCCGCGCTGGCGTAACGCTGAGATGAGTGTCACCAGGACACGTGCTCCGCTGGCTCCTATCGGATGGCCGAGAGCAATCGCGCCACCGTGGACATTGACCCGGTCTGCATCGAGGGCCAGGGCACGCAGGTTCGCAATGACCTGGGCGGCAAAGGCTTCGTTGATCTCGAACAGGTCGTAGTCGTCGAGGGTACGGCCTGCCCGCTTCATCAGCCGTTCGATGGCAAACGCCGGTGCGGTGAAGAGTTCAAGCGGCTTGACGGCGGCCTGGGCGGCTGTGCCGATGCGGGCTAAGGGTTGCACCCCCAATTGGGCTGCCCGGCTGGCTCGCATTAGTACGACTGCTGCCGCGCCGTCGGTAATGCCGGGGGCATTGCCGGCAGTGACGGTGCCGTCGGTGACAAATGCCGGTTTGAGCTTTGCCAGTGCAGCCAGCGAGGTGTCGCGTCTGGGGCCTTCGTCAGTCGTCACCAGATTGACCTGGCCTTTCGGCCCTGGGACGGTTACCGGTGCAATTTCGGCCTGGAAGGCGCCGCTGTCCTGAGCGGCTACTGCGCGTTGGTGTGATTGCAATGCGTAAGCATCTTGCTGTTCGCGAGTGACATTGAAGGTGCGCGCAATCCATTCAGCGGCCACTCCCATGTGATGATGCTCAAAAGCGCACCACAGACCATCGTGAACGACAGCGTCGATGATCTGGCCGTGGCCGAGCCGGTAGCCGTGGCGGGCCTGGGGAAGCAGGTATGGCGCACCGCTCATGTGCTCCATACCGCCGGCGACAATGACATCAGCTTCGCCGGCTTTGATCAGGGCGGTGCCGATCATGACTGCCTTGAGGCCACTGCCACAGACCTTGTTGATGGTCAGGCCGCCAATTGTATGCGGCAAGCCCGCACGCAGAGCTGCCTGGCGTGCCGGTGATTGTCCCAGGCCGGCGGTGACTACGCAGCCCATAATGCATTCATCGATGGAGTCTGCCTCAATTCCGGCCCGTTGGACAGCCGCTTGCACGGCGGCTGCACCTAAATCGATGGCACTCAATCCGCTGTAGGCGCTGTTGAAGCGCCCGATTGGGGTACGCGCTGCACCAACAATGACGACATCGTCCATAGTTTGTTTCCTCGTTTGGCTTAGACTGGTGACACTCTATAAGATGTTGACTATTATAACGGGTTTCATAACAGGCAGCTTGAGGTGTCTCTTAGAAGCCTACCACACCGGTCTCATACAAGCGTCCCACTACGATCAGTAGCATGACCAGAATGCCTGCGCAGATCAGCCCCACTTCACGCGGTGATCGTCCACGCAGGGCGGCAGCGGTTGCCGGAATTAAGCCGACGGCCACCACGCCGTAGATGACGTGCAGCGCCATGCGGAAGAGATCAGCCTGCCAGAGGAGAAGCAACCCTATCACGGACTGGGCAATAATGAGCAGTTGCAAGATGCCGAGTGGCGCCTGCATGCTGCCCCGATTGCGCCAGGCTACAATCAACGCCCAGATCAAGCTGACGACGATAACCAGCGTTATGGTGAGCTGTAAGCGGCTGTGTAAAGCAAAAAGTCGTTCCATGGTGGGATATTGTAGCACGGTATGCGCCTTCGCCCGCACGCGGCTGATGTGGATGGAGTTGCACTGTCGTGTAACAGTGTCAATCGCCGCCGGCATCATTGCAGGGTAAATACGGTATACTGGCATTATGACGGACCTCCCGTCGGTTACATACTCCAAACATATGTCAACAATAGGTTTCACTGAGTGTCTCATTATTTTGCTGCTGGTAGCCGTTGTGGCGGCTCTTGCCTTTCGTGCCGGCTATTTTCGTGGGCGTAATCGGTGATGTCTTTGGATGCATCGCAACGATTGTTTCCGGGAAATCCGGTAATGCTTTGGGCAAGCGATGGTTTCGCAAGAGTGGCTTCTTCGCTTCAAAATGCGACACATGCATTCTGCTGGTATAGCGCCGTGCCGGTATGACGACACCATGAAGTAAGGATACGGGCTGTGGGCATCATCTACGGGTTAATCGCAGCATTGGGTTGGGGGACGGGTGATTTTTTGATTACTCGTGCCTCGCGCCAGATTGGCTGGCAATGGACAATAGTATGTTCGCAACTATGCGGGATTGTGGCGATTGGGCTGGTATTGGGAATTCGCCATGATCCACTACCACCGCTGGGATTGGCATGGCTGGTTGCGATTGCCGTGAACCTGCTCAATCTGACCGGTACGCTGTTGCTTTATCGAGCATTCGCCATTGGCACGCTCGCCATTGTCTCACCGATCTCGGCCAGCTTTGCCGCAGTCACTGCGGTGCTGGCGTTTTTAGATGGTGAACAGATAGGCTTGCTAACCCTTGCCGGTACGGGATTGGTGATTGTCGGGGTGATGACTGTCTCGCGTGGGCCGGGCAAGGTACGCGCCGATCTGCGGGGTGTGCCAGAGGCAATTGGGGTTGCGTTGAGTTTTGGGTTTTTCTTCTGGCTCGTCGGTGATGTTACGGCAACGTTTGGCATTGCGTGGCCGGTACTTATCGGGCGCGTGCTCACGTTGCTGGCCGGGATTGTCATTATTCTGATCGCCCGGCATCCAATCCCGCGCCTGAGCGGTCGACATCTGCGTTTGATCATCGCTGCCAGCGCACTCGATACGGTGGCATTTTTGAGTTTCAATACCGGTATTGCCACTGCGTATGTCAGCGTCGTGACCGCGCTGGCCTCGATTTTCAGTGCGGTTACGGTGGTACTGGCGTGGCTGATTTTGCGTGAGCGATTGGCACATAGCCAGTGGGTCGGTGTGGCCGGGATTCTGGTTGGTGTGTTGCTGGTGAGCTTGCCGTGAGCGACCGTGACTCACACGTTCAACATAGGTCGCCAGCAACCGTTTGGTTGGAGGGGATGGATATTCTTCCTGATAGCACCCACACCGACAGGGGCGAATGGTCATTCACCGCTTTAACATTACCAGACAGGCATAATCGGTCTCAAATCTGGTGTAAGAGATGACAGGCTAGAAGTTATCTCGTTTATTCCTGACCAAATCTATGATTGTAACGAGCACATCCAGCACTCCCGTGACCGGCAGGCTTAGCGACGTGCCACGCGCCGGGTCGTGATCCTGACTGCTGCGGCAGCATGGCTGCCGCACTCCACACCGCGCACCACGCGCATGACGAGCGGGCAAGGTAATCAATGCGGCGAGTGATGGCTCGACTGGAGCTGTTCTCTGCCAACGAGCCAGAAGCAGGGTAGGCTATCGTTGGTAATTGGCAGGTGTGCATGCGCCTGGGCGACAGTCTGGGAGCACGGACGAGCACCCACAGCATCCTCTTGACCAGCAGGGTCAACGGTGTGCCACGCGCCGGGTCGTGATCCTGACTGCTGCGGCAGCCATGCTGCCGCACTCCACACCGCGCACCACGCGCATGACGAGCGGGCAAGGCAATCAATGCGGCGAGTGATGGCACGACCGGAGCTGCTCTCTGCCAACGAGCCAGAAGCAGGACAGGCTGTCGTTGGTAATTGGCAGGTGTGCATGCGCCTGGGCGACAGTCTGGGAGCACGAACGAGCATCCACAGCATTCTCGCGACCAGCAGGGTTAGCGACGTGCCACGTGCCGGATTGTGAGCACGGCTGCTGCGGCAGCATGGCTGCCGCACTCCACACCGCGCACCATGCGCATGACGAGCGGGCAAGGTAATCAATGCGGCGAGTGATGGCTCGACTGGAGCTGTTCTCTGCCAACGAGCCAGAAGCAGGGTAGGCTGTCGTTGGTAATTGGCAGGTGTGCATGCGCCTGGGCGACAGTCTGGGAGCAGGATAGCACAGCTTTTATTAAATCACCCAAGCTGCCACCTATGCTGTGAGCAGGCCGCGTGACTGACTGCCAGGATGAACAGTACGACGCCGCGCACAACATCGTGCAGCGTACCTGTAGGAACGATGTGGGTAGCAGCCAGTTCCCATCGACGCGCTACGTTACGCACGCCTGACGGTAGTAAATCAGGTTATGCCCATCCTCTGTGTCCTTCGTGCCTCTGTGGTGACAAAGGTAGCAACCTGGGTTAGATAAGTTCTATAGATAACTGACATAAAAATCGTTCATTTGCGTACCGTGAAGTCTTCCGCACGCAGCGCTGAACTGAAGTTCTGCATCCAGAATGATTGTTCGCTGTTGTCGCTTACCAGGCATTAGCACGTTCACATCACCCCCAATGTATGCACCTGCTGGATTCAGGATTTGATATGATCTCCGCCGGCCAACTGGATCAACACCGGCTCCTCGTCACCGCTGATCAGGATTGCCCGACCTGGAGGCTGCTCACTGGTACGTTGTTCAGGGAGCGGTAAATTCAGACCGAGCAGCCGTGTCCCCGACTCGTAGCGTCCCGGCCAGATGACAAGACCATTGCGACTGCTGTCCAGAGCACGCAGCAGTGGATCGTCGGCATACGTGATCCCGGCAGCAACAATTAGATGAAACGGCTCATTCCCGGTTTGGGCCAGTTCAACGAGCTGTTGGAACAGGTTTGGGGTTGCGCTGTAGCTTTGTGTAAAGTGGTCACGCCAGCGCTCGCGACATAGGTGGTAGTCATCGATAATCACGAGATGGCGAGCAGTCGGATTGCGGCGCAACCCGCTCAGTTCTGCGCTCAAGGTTGCGATTCCCTCTTCGTCGGCAACGTAGCGTACCGTCTGTGGCAGGGTTTGCAAGTGGTGCAGGCTGCGTCGTGGGCCATCAATGATCACAAAGCGAAGTGACGGCTCAACCGTTTGCGCACTCCGCACGATGATCCAGAGCGCTGTGCTCTTCCCGCTGCGGCGCGGCCCAACGATTAGTGCATGAGGTGCCTCTGGGGTCAGACAGATATACACCGGCCCCGGTGGTTCGGCAGCCCAACCACAGGACAGGCGCAGCGTAGTATCGCGATAGCTGGACGGTGGCAGTTGAGCGAATGGCAATTGTTCTGGCAGTAAGGCTAACGGTGGTGGTAGCGTCGTAGCAGTGTTACGTGTTGTTGCAGTCAGTGCTGCGATCTGCGTGCGCACGGCAAGTGCCAGTTCACGGCTATCACTGCTGTCACCACTTCCCACCGGCAACGCAACCTGCACCTCCAGCAAACCCTCATCGGGATGGAGCCAGTACCCACGACCGGGAAGATGGGGTGGGAGCTGAATGGCAGGCCGTAGCCCGAAGACATCGGCATAATCGTTCAGATCGGGCAGCCGTAGCGCCAATCGTTGTGTGAACTGGGCAGCCAGGCGATAGGGAATGTCGGCAGGTCGATCCGCAGAGACCACCAGATGAAAACCTGCATCACGACCATTCCGCGCCAGACGCACCAGATCGGATAGATCGCTTTCGCCGGCAGCATCGCGCAACTCATCACGCACGGCGGCCAGGCGATCCACCACCAACAGCAACGCCGGACCTGGTGATTGACCGGCAGCGATCCGCGCACGCCGCTCGCGTACTTGATGTTCGAGCTGGCGGAAGAGTGACACCATGGCTTCGCGCTCGAAGGGACGTACCAGCGCACCCACATGCGGCAGGTCGGTAAACAGGCTTAACAGACGACCATCACCGTCGATGATGTAGCACCAGAGGTTGTCTGGCGAAAGGCATCGCGCCAGTTCAAGCACGATTCGGGCCAGGGTTGTGCTCTTGCCACTGGCCGGTCCGCCAAATACTGCTACATGGCCGGCCCGCAAGTCAATCACGAGCGGTGCTTGCCGACTCTGTTGCGGTATATCAAGCAGACCGATCACGGTGTGCAGATCGGATGACGGGACATCTAGGGTTAATCGGGAAGGAAGTGGTGGTTGCCAGATCGGCGTTGGTTGCCAGTTAAGCTGATCGAGATAAGCACGACCGGCGTGGATGAGGCGCTGACCAATGAGTTCAAGATCGCCCGGCCCGTTTGCCTGCCCACTCAATCGCGCAACCTGAAGCAATCGGACATCACTACCACTACGCATGTAGGCACGGCCCGGCAACTGCGACGGCAAAAATGCGGCATCAGGCCGTTGCAACATCTCCCGGCTATCATCACTGCTACCCAAACGGAGTGCGATAAAGTAACTCAATTGACTGCGAATCTCATCACTGACGACGCGGGCCGGTTGTTGGGTTGCAATCAGCAGATGCACTCCCAGCGAGCGACCCTGTTTCACTACCCGCACGAGTGCGCTGACAAAATCGGGACAACTGCGCGCCATTTCATCAAACTCATCGAGCACAATCAACAAATTGGGTAGTGGTTCCAGGCGCTGACGATTGGCCAGATCACGATAGTCGGCGATATTTTCGATATGAACCCCGTAGCGTTCGGCGACTGTGCGTAACACAGCCTTGCGACGGCGCAACTCACTGCTAATCGCGGCGATGGCACGTGCCGCCAAACGTCCATCAAGGTCGGTCACAAAGCCTGTTGTATGCGGCCAGGCAGCAAACGGTGCTAACGCAGCTCCGCCTTTAAAATCAATTAACAGGAGATTGAGCCGATCAGGGCCATGGGTAACTGCCAGAGCGGTAATAATGGTCTGTAACAAGACACTTTTCCCGGCACCGGTGGCACCGGCAATAATGCCGTGCGGACCATGTTGTTGTTCGTTGAGGTTGAGATAGCACGGCTTCCCTTCGCTCAATGCCCCAATTGGCACATCATCATGCCAGGACATTGCAGGTTGTTGCTGCCAGCGCACGGGTACAGGCTGGTCGTCTGGAAGCAGCGCCGATAACAGATCGAGGAGGCGTACCTGGCGCGGTAGATGATGACCGGCACCGATCTCATTGAGACGCACGGTTGCCAGGCGAGCGGCTAACCGTTCAACCTCGCGGCGATCAAGTAGATCGGGCTGGAATGGGGTTACCGGCCACGCCTCACCGGCCCGCGTCCATCGCCCCATGCGTTGATCAACTTCAACCATCGCCGCACAATGCTCAGGAATGTGCGACCAGTCATCGGTTAATACCACAACGATGAAGCGATGGGCACCACCATCACGTAACAACTGACCGAGTGCAGTATGTGTTGTGATGAGGGTGGCACTATCCACAACGATTAAAAACGGCACCTGATGATTTGTGGGCAATTCACGGCGACGACTAAGTTCATCGAGCAGGCAGGTTAACAGCGACTCGGTAGCCTGTGGTTCGGTTGCAATCAAAGATCGAGCAACCGAGGTTGCATCGGGAGCCTGACAGTGCGGCAAGCGAGCAATCCACTGCCAGTCGGCAGCAGTGGCGAGGCCAGCAATCACACCAATCCGCAACTCAGTTGGCGCGTGCAACACCGCAGCCTGGGTGAGCATAGCGTAGGCAAGCCCCAATACTGCCGGACGTGGCCCGGCAATGCCGAGCGAGCCAAGCTGGAGCAGTGGAATGTACACCGGCACCTGATGGAGGCTGGCATACTCGGCGATGACCTGATCGATCCGCCGGTCAGCCGGTGCACCGGACGCAACTACGGCCCGCGCCGACGCCGGCAGCGTGCCGCAACCCACGCGCAATTCCAGCGCATCGTCATCACTCAGACGCCGTTCCCACAATCGCGGTTCGGGTGATCGCGACCGCTCATCGGCGCCGGCAATCCGTAACAACTCCACCGGATCGGGGGCCAGATAACGCCGGGCAGCCCGCTCCTCCTCGTGCAGGCGACGCAGGCGCGACCGGGCCATGGTGAGCCGGTCAACAAAGACTGCCTGCTGTTCAGCGTAGGTCTGCGCCTGCCGGCGCGCCGTATCATGTTCGTGAAACAGGGTTACACCACCACTCAGTACTGCCAGCACCAGCGCCGGCACCGCTGCCAGCCACGATCCGTACCCAATCAGCGCTGTGGCCCCAAACAAGAGCGCAGCGATGATCGGAAGGAGTGCCTGCAACCAGACCGTATTCGGACGCGGTGATGGTGGCGGTGGTGGTGCAGGTAAATCAATCGTTTCCACGCTCCAACGCGGACGGAGACGGGGTGGACGATTAAAGTTACTGTCCGGCATTGTGCATCACCTGCTGTAATGAGCGTTCACGGTTGATCCGGTCTTGCTCGGCCCGTGCCCGGGCACTGGCCTGAGCAATCGCCTGTGCCGCCTGTAAACAACGATCACGCAAGCTCGTGGCGGTAACCTGCAGGGAAGCCTGCCGCAAAGCCCATTCCTCCTGGCGTGGCCCTTGCCAGGCGGCGAGCAATTCGGCAGCAGCCCGTGCGCGTTGCCCGGTCTCTTCATCAAGCACAGCCGCCATGCGTCGCAGCGCACCGATAGCATCATCAGATGCCCGCCAGTTCCACCAGACATCAGGGCGTCCCGACATAGGCACCTCCTTGTGGGATAACTCGAACTACGTCACAACACAATCACAGATCAGGATCATTCATGCCCACAACGGGTCGACAACCACATCAACTTCATCAAACGGCAGTGGCGGTATCTCTACCAGGCGGAAGTGGGTCGGATCAACCGTAAACGGCAGCGTTTGGGCAGTTTCCGGTAATTGGGTATAGTCAGCATCCTGGTAGGCACTATGGACAATCATCGGCTGATTGATGCGGTTATTGTCCAGCATGTATACAGCATCGCGATACTGCTCATCCTGGTGCCCTGCCCCAACCGACAATGCCAGTTTGTCATCGCTGTCAACGTAGTGACGTACAGTCACCGGTTGACCGTTGATCACAGGTGGCACATCGTCCCATTCGCCCTGCGGACGCACGGCCCCCTGCGTGGTCACACTGGCTAACTGAATATTGCGCTGCGCCAGAGCTGCCTGCACTCGCGGATCGTTGCTCAGCAGAATACACATCCCACCACCCATACTGTGCCCGGTTAGATGGAGCGTACTGCCTTCCGGCAACTCGTTGATCAAACGCAAGACACGTCCGATAACCGTCTGATAGTACCGGTTCTGCTCGATATATTCCTTGCCCGCTGCGGTATCGATCACCGAAACCAGACCATTGGTCCCAACAGGCATGTTGTTAAGGCTGAGACCGTTAATGCCAATTGCAAACTCGTCCTTACCCACCTGAGCCGCCCGCACCTCCTCGCCATAATAGGAGCTAATCAAGCCGTGGGCATTTGCCTGCAATGCCGCTGGAGATACCCGGTACGGTTGCTGTGGGTTGGTCTGATCCTCCAGCGGTGGAAAAACGTCGGTGACTGCTGCCTGACCGTCAGGCTCGGCCTCTGGGCCTGCGGTAGGGCGGATCGACACCAAAAGCCGAAGATCCCTTCTGACTTTAGCATCGAGTTGTTCCAGATTCATGGCCAGTTCCCGCATTTCGGCAAGGGTAAGATACTGAAATGCATCAATCCAGAAGCCGCTCTCGGTGAACGCCAGAATGTCTGTCGGACTTTGGATTATTTCCGGTAGACGAGGAGCAGCACTGAATCCTGCAGCAGCGCTGAACTGTGCCAAAAAGATTGACAGAAATTGCTGTTGGAAGCCCATCTGTAACATCACATCGGTGTTCCAAATCATACTCTGATTGAGCAGACGCCACATCTGGGCCTGGCTGGGAATAAATGGCCTCAGTTGCGTCAGATGGTAGCGAACCTGTCGCTGCCAGTGTTGCCAGAGCAAATCGGCAGCGAAGGCGGATGCACGAAGCGTAACCTCAGCGATCTGCCTGTGTACAATTGACCGGAAGAGCGCAGGTTCCCACACCATCATCCATCCCAGTGTCCGCAGCGATGGCGCAAGCTCACGTTCGACCTGCCGGAGATGGTGAATAACCGCCTCAAAGCGGTACGTGCTCCCCAGCAGATGGATCGCTATTGGCAACGGCTGCCAGGGAAGCAGAAGCGGAGTGTAGATCGATACCCGCCAGAAGAACGACTGCACCGCCAGAGTACGCGAGCCGGGCCAGAGCAGATTGAGCCACCAGCGTTGTAAAGGCGGCAGCTTCTGCACCATCCAGCCTGCTGCCAGGCAGGCAGCCACTCGCAACACGGTCTTGTGATGGGGGGATAGCGATGGTGGAGAGCGGAGTTGCCATATCACCCGAAACGCTACCCGTGCTCCAATATCAAACACTGGCCCATTGAGCGAGGTCAGACGACGCAGGGCAACCGTCCCGAATGTGGTGAGCGCGACGGTGCTTACATCCCAAAAAGAGGGGTGCCGGAGTGTCCCCCGATCAGCCACTTCGAGGCGGTCAGCGGTTGTGCGCACCCACTCAACCATCTCGTTAATCGCCCGGCAATGCGCAAACAAGGCATCGCTGAGGCCGTTAAGGTGCGGAACCGTATATTCACGACACTGGCCGGAGAAATAATGCAAGGTATTGGCCAGTCGCCCGGCTTCCGCGTGCAAACGATCATGACTGGTGGTTGTTACAACCGCGAAGCGCCGTAAATGCTCTGGAATAGCAGCAACGGTATTCATGACTTATGCAGCCTCACAGATCCAGGCTCCAAACTCACTCATTTTTGCCCGCAATCCCGGACCACCAGTCGGCCACAACGCCAGCAGATCATCCCGATCAGATGCCGGCGCAACCCACCAGCCCCCATACCGTCCGGCAACGATGATTGCCCCACGAGCTTCTGAGTCAGGCTGACGCAACTGTCGGATCGCCGCCAGCGCGTGGCGGGTTGGTTGGGGACCAATCATCTCAATCAGTGGACGCACCTTCGCCGGAGTATGGCCGTGCCGTTGAAACACACGTGCTGCGGTATCAAGATCATCGTGTTGCAGAGCATTGAACGCGGTCAACAATCCCTCACCATCCAGCATGAGCGGCTCTGTACTGACCGGTTCAGGAATGTTCTCCGGCATCACCATCGCCAGCATCGTGTCGATAACATGCCCGGCACCGGGAAGTGCGGCAAAGCGATGTATGTCTGGCGCTGGGCTGGAGTGCAACACAAAGTTCGCGCCGGCGCGACTGATATGGCTAAGACGTGTGGGTGGGCCGCTGGCGACAATCATCAGACTATCGGCGAGCGCCGCTGTACGCAATAACGTCGCCAGACCGGCATCAGGTGTCGGTAGGTGATCAGGCTGGGCCGGTAATTTCAACAGGTCACGCGCTGCCAGACTGCCAACTGCCGCACCGAGTACACCTTCAAGCACCGGTCGCTCCGGCAACACACTCGGCCCCAGCGCAAAAGGCCGGGGCAATTCGAGTAGACCAAGCAACAAAAGTAGCTCGGCATGGCTGATCTGAAAGGTGAGTGACATACGCTGCTCCAGTTTCCTTCTTGTTCAGGCCATATATCGGACCAACCAATTGGGAGGAAAGCCGGTGAGAGGCCGACCCAGGAGCGCACATAAACTTGACAGCCTCTCACCGGAGTGAGGCTCTAGCGCTTACTGACCACCGGCCTGCATGATGTTCTGATTGATCTGGGCTACCTGCCGGCGCAGATCCTCAAGCGCATCGCGAATTGCCAGCAGCTTCTGATGCGTCTCCGCCCAGTGCGAGCGAAACTGAGCGGCCAGACGACCATCCCAGTTGTTGGGGTCCGAGAGCAACTGTCCCTCGCGATTCAAATCGTTAATTTGCTGCAACAGCGGTCCCTGCACAATGCGCTGGAAACGCTCAATAGCTTCGCGGGCGGTAGCGGTCGAGAGTACGCGGTCGCTCATGGTGTCCTCCTTTGCAAGATAAAGAACGGTTGCATATATAGAACCGTAAAAAGGGGCCAAAAGGTACGCGGGAAAAGAAAAATTCATCAAAATTGGGGTGATAGGAGGGAGAAAATAGGGCATAGGACATAGGAAATAGGGAGAAGCGCAGGTAGGTTTCCCTGGGCTATTTCTGATGACGGGTGTGGACATAGGAGGCAGAAAATAGGGCATAGAAAATAGGAAATAGGGAGAAGCGCAGGTGGGTTGCGCTGAGCTATTTCTGATGACGGGTGTGGACATAGGAGGGAGAAAATAGGACATAGGAAATAGGGAGAAGCGCAGGTAGGTTTCCCTGGGCTATTTCTGATGACGGGTGTGGTGCGTTCAGTGGTGTGATCCGCTGTCCGGTTCCCTGCTACTGGCAGGTTTAAGAACGGATAGAAGAGAATAGGTCTTGAGGACGCCTGAGTGCCCTCGCTCCCGCCCTCTCTCCCGCTTGCGCGGGCTATGCATTATCCGAGTTATGGGTAATGCGTAGCCACACAACCCTGACACTCCGAATGTGGCAGGAATATCATTTCGTGGAGTGGGTTCTCTGGATGAAGAGCGTTTACTATCACGTACATCACAGGCTCTAACTCGCGTTACCGCAAGCTGCAATCGCTACCATTTGGTGGTATGCTACCAGCGGGCAGCCAGTTGCCATCACGTTCCTCGCAGAGGACTCTGCACATTGAAGTGACGGTTGACAACTTATGAGCAACGACATCCGTTTTCCATCTGATTTTCTTTGGGGTGCAGCAACGGCGGCGTATCAGATCGAGGGAGCCTGGAATGAAGACGGCAAGGGCGAGAGTATTTGGGATCGCTTTGTCCGGCGACCTGGTGTTATTGCTAACGGCGATACCGGTGACATTGCCTGTGACCATTACCATCGCTACGAAGAAGACCTCGATCACATGGCAGCGTTAGGATTGAAAGCGTACCGGTTCAGCATATCGTGGCCACGTATCTTCCCAACCGGCTCTGGGCAGCCCAATCAGCGCGGTCTCGATTTCTACCGGCGGCTCATTGATGGTCTGCACCGACGACATATTCTCCCTGTGGCTACCCTTTACCACTGGGATCTGCCGCAAGCCCTTGAAGACCGTGGCGGCTGGACGCAGCGCGACACAGCACTGCGTTTCGCCGAATATGCCGATTACCTCTTCCGCACCATTGGCGGTGAAGTAGCCTTATGGGCGACGCATAATGAACCTTTCATTCAGGCATTTTACGGCTACGGCAATGGCGAGAATGCACCGGGAAAGCGTGTGCCGTGGCGAGTGCTGGCTGTAGTGCATCACTTACTGTTATCACATGGCCTGGCGGTCAGTGCCTTTCGCGCCGCCCGCCCCCAAGCGGTGCGCAGTGATATGCCATCGCCTCAGATCGGGATTGTGTTGATGATCTGGCCGCAGTATCCGGCCAGCCAGCGGATTGCCGATCAGAAAGCAGCGCAGCGGATCGATGGGATTATGAATCGGCTGTTTTTAGAGCCGCTCTTCTGTCGGCGTTATCCCGCTGATATGATCGATCACTTTGCCCGTCGGCTGGTGTTTGCCCCAATTCAGCCGGGTGATTTCGAGATTATCGGTCAGCCTATCGATTTTCTTGGTATCAATACGTACACCCGCTTGCTCAATGCCTTTACCTGGCGGGAGCCGTTTACTATG
This genomic window from Chloroflexus aurantiacus J-10-fl contains:
- a CDS encoding FtsK/SpoIIIE domain-containing protein — protein: MPDSNFNRPPRLRPRWSVETIDLPAPPPPPSPRPNTVWLQALLPIIAALLFGATALIGYGSWLAAVPALVLAVLSGGVTLFHEHDTARRQAQTYAEQQAVFVDRLTMARSRLRRLHEEERAARRYLAPDPVELLRIAGADERSRSPEPRLWERRLSDDDALELRVGCGTLPASARAVVASGAPADRRIDQVIAEYASLHQVPVYIPLLQLGSLGIAGPRPAVLGLAYAMLTQAAVLHAPTELRIGVIAGLATAADWQWIARLPHCQAPDATSVARSLIATEPQATESLLTCLLDELSRRRELPTNHQVPFLIVVDSATLITTHTALGQLLRDGGAHRFIVVVLTDDWSHIPEHCAAMVEVDQRMGRWTRAGEAWPVTPFQPDLLDRREVERLAARLATVRLNEIGAGHHLPRQVRLLDLLSALLPDDQPVPVRWQQQPAMSWHDDVPIGALSEGKPCYLNLNEQQHGPHGIIAGATGAGKSVLLQTIITALAVTHGPDRLNLLLIDFKGGAALAPFAAWPHTTGFVTDLDGRLAARAIAAISSELRRRKAVLRTVAERYGVHIENIADYRDLANRQRLEPLPNLLIVLDEFDEMARSCPDFVSALVRVVKQGRSLGVHLLIATQQPARVVSDEIRSQLSYFIALRLGSSDDSREMLQRPDAAFLPSQLPGRAYMRSGSDVRLLQVARLSGQANGPGDLELIGQRLIHAGRAYLDQLNWQPTPIWQPPLPSRLTLDVPSSDLHTVIGLLDIPQQSRQAPLVIDLRAGHVAVFGGPASGKSTTLARIVLELARCLSPDNLWCYIIDGDGRLLSLFTDLPHVGALVRPFEREAMVSLFRQLEHQVRERRARIAAGQSPGPALLLVVDRLAAVRDELRDAAGESDLSDLVRLARNGRDAGFHLVVSADRPADIPYRLAAQFTQRLALRLPDLNDYADVFGLRPAIQLPPHLPGRGYWLHPDEGLLEVQVALPVGSGDSSDSRELALAVRTQIAALTATTRNTATTLPPPLALLPEQLPFAQLPPSSYRDTTLRLSCGWAAEPPGPVYICLTPEAPHALIVGPRRSGKSTALWIIVRSAQTVEPSLRFVIIDGPRRSLHHLQTLPQTVRYVADEEGIATLSAELSGLRRNPTARHLVIIDDYHLCRERWRDHFTQSYSATPNLFQQLVELAQTGNEPFHLIVAAGITYADDPLLRALDSSRNGLVIWPGRYESGTRLLGLNLPLPEQRTSEQPPGRAILISGDEEPVLIQLAGGDHIKS
- a CDS encoding WXG100 family type VII secretion target, producing MSDRVLSTATAREAIERFQRIVQGPLLQQINDLNREGQLLSDPNNWDGRLAAQFRSHWAETHQKLLAIRDALEDLRRQVAQINQNIMQAGGQ
- a CDS encoding thiolase family protein, whose amino-acid sequence is MDDVVIVGAARTPIGRFNSAYSGLSAIDLGAAAVQAAVQRAGIEADSIDECIMGCVVTAGLGQSPARQAALRAGLPHTIGGLTINKVCGSGLKAVMIGTALIKAGEADVIVAGGMEHMSGAPYLLPQARHGYRLGHGQIIDAVVHDGLWCAFEHHHMGVAAEWIARTFNVTREQQDAYALQSHQRAVAAQDSGAFQAEIAPVTVPGPKGQVNLVTTDEGPRRDTSLAALAKLKPAFVTDGTVTAGNAPGITDGAAAVVLMRASRAAQLGVQPLARIGTAAQAAVKPLELFTAPAFAIERLMKRAGRTLDDYDLFEINEAFAAQVIANLRALALDADRVNVHGGAIALGHPIGASGARVLVTLISALRQRGGQRGIAALCLGGGEAVALEVEVV
- a CDS encoding DMT family transporter: MGIIYGLIAALGWGTGDFLITRASRQIGWQWTIVCSQLCGIVAIGLVLGIRHDPLPPLGLAWLVAIAVNLLNLTGTLLLYRAFAIGTLAIVSPISASFAAVTAVLAFLDGEQIGLLTLAGTGLVIVGVMTVSRGPGKVRADLRGVPEAIGVALSFGFFFWLVGDVTATFGIAWPVLIGRVLTLLAGIVIILIARHPIPRLSGRHLRLIIAASALDTVAFLSFNTGIATAYVSVVTALASIFSAVTVVLAWLILRERLAHSQWVGVAGILVGVLLVSLP